The Porites lutea chromosome 11, jaPorLute2.1, whole genome shotgun sequence genome includes a region encoding these proteins:
- the LOC140952509 gene encoding MAM and LDL-receptor class A domain-containing protein 1-like, with product MKVLRWKAFLFTATVIVLCGGIGASSLNVSTETNSTSHEGNTTAVKEDREFVFLPGGCDFEVDFCKWTNEASRDDFDWLRHSGRTPSTKTGPSSDRTEEGHYIYVETSWPRKLGQTARLVGGPFSGIMCMRFYYHMYGRHIADLQIYLQDAKSGMENYVWGRYKNQGNAWKFSNATVYGNNYTVIFSARVGKTYQSDIALDDITFVNGTCDGKELKYVPQRLNETALPMLTGEPGTCNFDGGFCEWINLPLGDQFDWTLNSGKTGTMLTGPTEDHTGYQGGYIYVEASEPQMNGHKSLLMGPRMCGRMCMRFFYSMNGRRMGTLNVYKREGMRRDDLLWTMSGHQGTEWHEALVDIGGACYQILFEGVVGPSYLSDIAVDDIYLTKGTCCHLRQEKFDAGLIGNCTFDEGVCEWRNDHNDDFDWQLIEGATPSRETGPTAGYNGEGQYLYVESSEPRAVGDKAVLVSGVFKGLQCMRFMYHMHGQDIGSLSIYRFGDGIMKSLFWRRHGDQGDRWHEARITFPCNSTSYQIQVEAIISVWRSDIAIDNIKFTKGACPSFAPTTAPATTTRMTTTKSLISQQLLPENSCSFSGHFCSWINDNSDDFDWLLHSGATMTRETGPTSDAGGDGGYIYLEASLHTSGQKTRLLSGYMTGTQCLSFKFHMRGPGTGSLRINQMSKKSSRPRVVWYRVGDQGGDWNEARLNLFGNFYRISIEGVRGPTFAGDIAVDSIEVTPGRCKLVFSEEEIQSDSHLALGKCSFDNGFCRWRNEATEDRFDWSITEGETPSRGTGPMTGFGGSGKYAFIEASAPRRPGDKAILKIYGSGEDRCLSFAFHMSGTNVGSLSVYQQELGKGVSPAQVWIRSGNQGKRWQEAEVNIKGYHQYKVIIEAVRGQSYRGDIAIDEVGFVKGRCGQPSDKSAKKL from the exons ATGAAAGTACTTCGGTGGAAAGCTTTCTTGTTCACCGCTACGGTGATCGTTTTGTGTGGTGGTATTGGTGCTTCAAGCTTAAATGTCTCGAcagaaaccaattcaacgagTCATGAGGGCAATACAACAGCAGTAAAGGAGGATCGAGAATTCGTGTTCT TGCCTGGCGGGTGCGATTTTGAAGTGGATTTCTGTAAGTGGACCAATGAGGCTTCCAGGGACGACTTTGACTGGCTGCGACATAGTGGAAGAACTCCAAGTACTAAGACTGGTCCATCTTCAGACCGTACAGAAGAAG GACACTATATTTATGTCGAGACATCTTGGCCACGAAAGTTGGGACAGACTGCTCGGCTGGTCGGTGGCCCGTTCTCAGGGATAATGTGCATGCGGTTCTACTACCATATGTACGGAAGGCATATTGCGGACCTACAAATCTACCTGCAAGACGCCAAATCTGGAATGGAGAATTACGTATGGGGAAGATACAAAAACCAGGGAAACGCATGGAAATTCAGTAACGCAACAGTATATGGAAACAATTACACA GTTATATTCTCTGCTAGGGTTGGCAAGACATATCAGAGCGACATCGCTTTGGATGATATCACCTTCGTGAATGGAACATGCGATGGAAAGGAGCTTAAGTATGTACCTCAGAGGCTAAACGAGACAGCCCTTCCCATGTTAACAGGAGAACCAG GAACGTGTAATTTTGATGGTGGATTCTGCGAATGGATCAACTTACCCCTGGGTGATCAGTTTGACTGGACGCTGAACAGTGGTAAAACGGGTACGATGCTGACTGGCCCAACAGAGGATCACACAGGCTACCAAG GAGGGTATATTTACGTTGAGGCTTCTGAGCCTCAAATGAACGGGCATAAATCGCTACTGATGGGACCGCGCATGTGTGGAAGGATGTGCATGCGGTTTTTCTATAGCATGAACGGACGCCGCATGGGTACGTTAAATGTGTACAAACGGGAGGGCATGCGAAGAGACGACCTGTTGTGGACCATGTCGGGTCACCAAGGAACAGAGTGGCATGAGGCCTTGGTCGACATTGGAGGGGCCTGTTACCAG ATTTTATTCGAGGGAGTGGTAGGTCCTTCTTACCTGTCCGATATTGCCGTAGACGATATCTACTTGACCAAAGGAACGTGCTGCCACCTGagacaagaaaaatttgacGCAGGTTTGATTG GGAACTGTACTTTTGATGAGGGAGTATGTGAATGGAGAAATGACCACAACGATGATTTTGACTGGCAGCTCATAGAAGGAGCAACTCCAAGCAGGGAAACAGGGCCAACGGCTGGTTACAACGGAGAAG GTCAATATCTTTACGTGGAATCTTCTGAACCACGCGCAGTTGGTGACAAAGCAGTCTTAGTCAGCGGTGTATTCAAAGGCCTACAGTGTATGCGCTTTATGTATCATATGCACGGCCAGGATATTGGTTCACTCTCTATTTATCGCTTTGGCGATGGCATCATGAAGAGCTTGTTCTGGCGTCGTCATGGTGACCAAGGAGACAGGTGGCACGAAGCACGCATAACCTTTCCATGTAACTCAACTTCATATCAG ATACAAGTAGAAGCCATCATAAGTGTGTGGAGGAGTGATATCGCAATTGACAACATCAAGTTCACAAAAGGCGCTTGTCCTTCTTTCGCACCCACTACAGCACCCGCAACGACAACAAGGATGACTACTACTAAATCTCTGATATCGCAGCAATTGCTCCCCgaaa ATAGCTGCTCGTTTTCAGGCCATTTCTGCTCTTGGATAAACGACAACAGCGATGACTTTGATTGGCTGCTTCACAGTGGAGCAACAATGACCAGGGAAACTGGACCTACTTCCGATGCGGGTGGAGATG GTGGTTATATCTATTTGGAAGCTTCACTTCACACCAGTGGTCAGAAAACGAGATTACTTAGCGGCTACATGACTGGAACCCAGTGTCTTAGCTTCAAGTTTCACATGAGGGGACCTGGGACTGGCTCCCTGAGAATAAATCAAATGAGTAAGAAGAGCTCAAGACCGAGAGTGGTTTGGTACCGAGTCGGAGATCAAGGAGGTGATTGGAACGAAGCGCGATTAAATTTGTTTGGAAACTTTTATAGG ATTTCCATTGAGGGTGTACGAGGCCCGACATTTGCTGGGGACATTGCTGTAGATTCAATAGAAGTTACGCCTGGAAGGTGCAAGTTAGTATTCAGCGAGGAGGAAATTCAATCTGACAGCCATTTAGCGTTAG gaaaatgttCCTTTGACAATGGCTTCTGTCGATGGAGAAATGAGGCAACAGAGGACCGGTTCGACTGGTCAATCACCGAGGGTGAAACACCTTCAAGGGGAACAGGACCAATGACAGGTTTCGGCGGGTCAG GCAAGTACGCTTTTATCGAGGCCTCAGCCCCTCGCAGACCAGGGGACAAAGCCATCTTAAAGATCTATGGTTCTGGAGAGGACCGTTGTTTGTCCTTTGCATTCCACATGTCAGGAACAAATGTCGGCAGCCTGTCCGTTTATCAACAGGAGCTTGGTAAAGGAGTTTCGCCAGCCCAAGTGTGGATTAGAAGCGGAAATCAGGGCAAACGGTGGCAAGAAGCTGAAGTGAATATTAAAGGGTATCATCAATACAAG GTAATCATCGAAGCTGTTAGAGGTCAAAGCTATCGAGGAGACATAGCAATCGACGAGGTTGGTTTCGTTAAGGGTCGGTGTGGACAGCCAAGCGATAAAAGTGcaaaaaagttgtaa